The sequence below is a genomic window from Humulus lupulus chromosome 3, drHumLupu1.1, whole genome shotgun sequence.
CATTCTTCACCACTATGATCCGACCCTTCTTAGGTACACACTGTATAGGACTCACCCATGAACTGTCAGAGATAGGATAAATAATGCCAGCATCCAACCACTTGATGATTTCTTTCTTCACTACTTCCTTCATGAAAGCATTTAGTCTTCTTTGCCCCTCAATAGAACCTTTTTCACTGTCTTCAAGCAAGATCTTATGCATACACAAAGGACTAATACCTCGAATATCTGCAATAGTCCACCCAATGACCTTTTTGAAATTTCTGAACACCTCGAGCAACTTTTCTTCTTGATCATGATTCAACTCCGGTGAAATAATGATAGATAAAGTGGATGATGGACACAAGTAGGCATATCACAAATGTGAGGGCAAAACTTTCAACTCCAACTCAAGATGGTTTAGGAGCTTTGAACTCCCTAGACGACAACTCCAATGAATCATATCGGCCTCTTGTTCTTAACCCTTGAGAATTAGCCTCCACCCAAGCTAAGtactcctcctcatcttcatcattGTGTGAATCAAACAATAACCTCTCTAATGGATCATCAACGTTATTAGTCTCAAACTCCCTTGATGCCAAAGAATCTACCACTAAAACTACTGAGCATTCCTCAACCTCATCAGGAAATCTCACAGCCTTAAAAACATTAAAAGTCACATTTTCTTCTTGGACCCTCATAGTCAGCTCCCCCTTCTGCACATCTATTAAAGTTCTTCTTGTTGCAAGAAATGGCCTCCACAAGATAATGGGCACCTCTCTATCCGCCACATAGTCTAGCATAATAAAATCAACAGGGAATATAAATTTGTCTACCCTCACCAATACATATTCAATCTTCCAATCCGGATGAGCAAGAGATCTATCTACAAGTTGAAGAGTAACTGTAGTAGGCCTAACTTCTCCAATCCCCAATTGCTTGAAAATAGACATTGGCATCAAGTTAATGCCGGCACCCAGATCGCATAAAGCCATCCCACAATAAGTATCTCCAATAATACAGGGAATAGTGAAACTCCCAGGATCCTTCAACTTTGATGGCAACTTGTCTTGCAGAAATGAACTACACTCTTTAGTTAGAGCTAGGTTTCAAACTCCCCTAGCAttttttcatgaatttcacatagttaGGCATTTGCTCAAGTGTCTCTACAAGTGGGATGTTGATATGCAACTGCTTCAACATATCTAGAAACTTCTTAAATTGAGAATCCAACTTTTTCTTCTGAAAACATTGAGGAAATGGAGGTGGCTGCTTTGAAATTGAACTTTCTGGGTGACAATGCTATAGCATCCCTGCAGCATTTTGGGCAGAGGCAGATTTTTGTGCACTAGGAAGTTCAACATATTTTTGGAAttcctcatttatttggattgaagagggctcaccCTAATGCCCAGAATTCGTCTTTTCCTTCTCCAACTCtttcccactcctcaaagtgacagATTTACAATGTTCCTTGCCCACATTCCTTGGATTCTCGGTATCACTTGGAAGTGTACCGTGAGGTCTATTTCTAAGCTCATTAGCTAGTTGCCCAACTTGGTTTTCTAAGTTCCTCGATGAAGTTGCTTGGCTTTGAATCATGGCTTCATTCTTCACTATATATTCCTTCAACATGTTCTCAAGAGAGCTAGATTGCATAGCTTGTTGTTGTGGTGCTTGTACGGGGTAACCCGGTGGAAAATTTGGTCTTGGAGCCATAGAAGGATTGTTAGGGCTCCATGATGGATTATTTGAATTATAATAAGGACCATTCCTATTTTGGTTCCCCATGTAACACACAATTGTTGGATTGGAATGACAGTTGTCAAAAGTATGACTCTCACCACAATACACACAAGAGATTCTCTCCATTTGCCCCATTTGTGTCCCCATAGGGCCCCCCATTTATTGATTCATCCCCATATTCATTGTCTTGAGCATATCAGAAATCAAGGACATTTGGGCTGCAAAAGAATTAATGGTATCTACATCATGAATGACAGCCACATTTCTACCAATAGGCAATTTAGAAGTGGGCCACTCATAATTGTTGTTGGATATTCTCTCAAGgatttcatatgcctcattataaGACTTAGCAAGAAGAGCCTTGTTTGCCCCATGATAGTTGATGCCATTTAGCCATGTGGTTCAAactttgatgccatttggtttaaaattataaagattttggaTTACACtcacacattacattatatagattaaagagagtatgtttatgatttaagcctaaatgattaaaacttaaaccttgtggattaaattttgatgccatttaagtttagtggttcatagtttaagtcatttaacgcttgcggtttaaatttttaggcaagtggtttaaatttaaagcttagtggtttaagtttaaaacattgtggtttaaatggtctttatttataattaaagcttgATAGATAAAAACCTATAAATTATGGTTTatatttgatgccatttagccttgtggttaaaaatttgatgccatttggtttaaaattataaagattttggaTTAGACtcacacattacattatatagattaaagagagtatgtttatgatttaagtctaaaggattaaaacttaaacctcgaggattaaattttgatgtcatttaagtttagtgaataatattttaagccatttaaggcttgtggtttaaattttaaagcaagtgatttaaattttaagccttatggtttaaatttatAAAGATTTTTTTATTAGATTAACAgattacattatatagattaaaagagaatatatttatgatttaatcctaaaggattaaaactaaaaccttgtggattaaattttgatgccatttaagtttagtggttcatagtttaagtcatttaaggcttggggtttaaattttaaggcaagtggtttaaatttaaagtttagtggtttaaatttaaaacattgtggtttaaatggCCTTGATTTATAATTAAAGATtgatggataaaaatttataaattgtggtttatatttgatgccatttagccttgtggttcaaaatttgatgccatttgatttaaaattataaagattttggaTTAGACTCACACCTTTCATTATATAAATTaaagagagtatgtttatgatttaatccTAAacgattaaaacttaaaccttgtggattaaattttgatgtcatttaagtttagtggttcatagtgcaagtcatttaaggcttgcagtttaaattttaaggcaagtgatttaaatttaaagcttagtggtttaaattcaaAACTTTGTGTTTAAATGGACTTGATTAATAATTAAAGCTtgatggataaaaatttataaattgtggtttatatttgatgccatttagccttctggttcaaaatttgataccatttagtttaaaattataaatattttggaTTAGACTCACACAGTACATTATATAAATTAAAGaaagtatgtttatgatttaagcgtAAAGGATTAAATCTTAAatcttgtggattaaattttgatgttatttaagtttaatggttcatattttaagccaATTAAGGCTTGCGgattaaattttaaggcaagtaaattaaattttatgcCTTGTGGTTTAAATGTAAAGCTTAGTGgtctaaatttaaaatattgtggtttaaattgTCTCGATTTATAATTAAGGCTTATtggataaaaaattataaattgtgatttaaatttgatgtcatttagcgttgtggttcaaaattttatgccaatttggtttaaaattataaagattttggaTTAGACtcacacattacattatatagattaaagagAGTATGTTTTTTATTTAAGCCAAAATTTTAAATAGTCATTGTTTAGATTTTAAAGAATTGTGTTCTAAATTTTAATCCTTCAAGAATACATTTTACAGTATCATGGTTTAAATTTTGAGAGTGTTACTTATTATTGTAATCATAACACttcatacaaaaaataaaaaatacaatatatataacaAGATTTCAAAATGTGGTagaaattatattttgaaataagtaATATGGGGAAATGTTGAACTGGGACTCTAATTACCCCACCGCAGCGCACAGGAACTACAGAAATTAGAGTCGCGGCGCGCGAGCAACGAGAAAAATAATGCCAATTTGATGTAACTACGCACTGCGGCTCGAAAATATATGGGCTGTGGCGCccatatttaaattttaagcatagttgtttaaatttttattactTAGGCAAGTGGTTATAATtttaagccttatggtttaaatttaaagcttagtggtttaaatttcaatCCTAGGAgtttaaagatacttgatttataatttaagcttaagtggataaaaatttataaattattgtttaaatttgatgccatttaagccttgtggttcaaatttaTCAATAGTGGTTTAAATTATtagccatttggtttaaaatttaagctatttggtttaaaattataaagattttgtgTGAGAATCACatattacattatatagattaaaagagagcatgtttatgatttaagcctaaaggattaaaacttcaACCTcttggattaaattttgatgccatttaagtttagtggttcatattttaagccatttaaggcttgcggtttaaattttaaggcaagtggtttaaatttaaagcttagtggttaaaATTTCAAACATAGGGGTTTAAATATACTTGATTTATAAATTAAGCTTAAATGGATAAAAAATTatacattgtggtttaaatttgttGACATTtaatttaagccttgtggttcaaatttataaattgtggtttaaattttaagccctttggtttaaaattataaagcttTTATATTAGAttcacacattacattatatagattaaaagagagtatgtttatgatttaagcttaaatgattaaaacttataccttgtggattaaattttgatgtcatttaagtttagtggttcatagTTTAAGCTATTTAAGGCttggggtttaaattttaaggcaagtggtttaaattttaagcatcgtggtttaaattttaaacatagcggtttaaagatacttgatttataatttaagcatAAATGTGTAAAAATTTAtgaattgtggtttaaatttgatgccattaaagccttgtggttcaaatttataaattgtggtttaaattttaagccatttgatttaaaattttaaagattttgtattagattaacacattacattatatatattaaaagaggGTAGGTTTATGATTTAAAcataaaggattaaaacttaaacctcatgaattaaattttgatgccatttacgTTTAGTGGTTAatattttaagccatttaaggcttgcggtttaaattttaaggcaagtggtttaaattttaaggcttatggtttaaatttaaagcttagtggttaaaATTTGAAACCTAGGGGTTTAAATATACTTGATATATAAATTAAgcttaaatggataaaaatttataaattgtggtttaaattggatgtcatttaagccttgtggttcaaatatacaaattgtggtttaaattttaagtcatttGACTTAAAATTATATAGATTTTTTATTAGAttcacacattacattatatagattaaaagagagtatgtttatgatttaagcttaaaggattaaaacttaaaccttggggattaaattttgatgccatttaaatTTAGTGGCTCAtagtttaagtcatttaaggcttgcgaTTTAAATTTTATGGCAAGTGGTTTAAAtataaagcttagtggtttaaatttaaaacattgtggttaAATGGTCTTGATTTATAATTATGGCTTAATGGATTAAAagttataaattgtggtttaaatttgatgccatttagcgttgtggttcaaaatttgatgccatttggtttaaaattataaagattttggaTTAGACtcacacattacattatatagattaaagagagtatgtttatgatttatgccTAAAGAATTAAAAcctaaaccttgtggattaaatttttaTGTCATTTAAGTTTAGTAGTTCATATTTCAAGTCATTTAAGGCTtgctgtttaaattttaaggcaagtaaattaaattttaagtcttgtggtttaaatttaaagctcagtggtttaaatttaaaatattgtggtttaaatgCTCTTGATTTATAATTAaggcttaatggataaaaaattataaattgtggtttaaatttgatagCATTTAGCCTTGtcgttcaaaatttgatgccatttgttttaaaattataaagattttagATTAGACtcacacattacattatatagattaaagagagtatgtttatgatttaaccCAAACTTTTAAATAGTCATTGTTTAGATTTTAAAGAATTGTGTTCTAAATTTTAATCCTTCAAGATTACATTTTATATTATCTTTGTTTAAATTTCGATAGTGTTACTTATTATTGTAATCATTACACTTCatacaaaaaattcaaaaatacaatatatatatatataacaagatTTCAAAATGTGGTAGAAATGATATTTTGAAATAAGTAATATGGGGAAATGTTGAACTGAGACTCTAATTACCCCGCCGCGGCACacatgaggatatccgagccattaaggctttaaagagaataagagaattgagaaacaccgtaggaacactagagagaatgactcggagactgcttttgttccacagagaaataggtcaccttcaagaatctaagcagatcatcatgagagcaacagagcaatacgttttagtaattagactatttagagattttcatcccaTAATTgtagccttagaggaaatatgggaaacaatggatgatgaagatgaactgccagtagcaatgcgatattattctctcttagttaggttcacttcaaaatcagaatttcagtttacaaatgagcaaaagcataggatttttacgaaccttcctcgaggacattttgaggcacatgataatgaagactatgaagagttagatgattatatgctagatgaaggatcagatgtagaagatcgtgatttttagaatagttagtttcattgtttgttttatttattgtttgttttatggttgtaattagtgaaaaaatcttttccaaataaatatcatgttattttgttatcatgtatgagtttgatttttaatttcgcaatcataataaataataaataatgactaaatttcggtgagggtggatacaaatcaa
It includes:
- the LOC133825156 gene encoding uncharacterized protein LOC133825156, coding for MALCDLGAGINLMPMSIFKQLGIGEVRPTTVTLQLVDRSLAHPDWKIEYVLVRVDKFIFPVDFIMLDYVADREVPIILWRPFLATRRTLIDVQKGELTMRVQEENVTFNVFKAVRFPDEVEECSVVLVVDSLASREFETNNVDDPLERLLFDSHNDEDEEEYLAWVEANSQGLRTRGRYDSLELSSREFKAPKPS